Proteins co-encoded in one Gopherus evgoodei ecotype Sinaloan lineage chromosome 4, rGopEvg1_v1.p, whole genome shotgun sequence genomic window:
- the RHOC gene encoding rho-related GTP-binding protein RhoC produces the protein MAAIRKKLVIVGDGACGKTCLLIVFSKDQFPEVYVPTVFENYIADIEVDGKQVELALWDTAGQEDYDRLRPLSYPDTDVILMCFSIDSPDSLENIPEKWTPEVKHFCPNVPIILVGNKKDLRNDEHTRRELAKMKQEPVKPEEGRDMANRINAFGYLECSAKTKDGVREVFEMATRAGLQVRKNKKRKGCPLL, from the exons ATGGCAGCCATCAGAAAGAAGCTGGTGATTGTGGGAGATGGCGCCTGCGGGAAGACCTGCCTGCTGATCGTGTTCAGCAAGGACCAGTTCCCTGAGGTCTACGTGCCGACAGTCTTTGAGAACTACATCGCTGATATTGAAGTAGATGGAAAGCAG GTGGAACTGGCCCTTTGGGACACGGCGGGGCAGGAAGACTATGACAGACTGCGGCCCCTCAGCTACCCAGACACGGACGTTATCCTCATGTGCTTTTCCATCGATAGCCCAGACAGTCTAG AGAACATTCCTGAGAAGTGGACTCCAGAAGTGAAACACTTCTGCCCCAACGTGCCTATCATCCTGGTTGGAAACAAGAAGGACCTACGGAATGATGAGCACACCCGGAGGGAGCTGGCGAAGATGAAGCAG GAGCCAGTGAAGccagaggaagggagggacatGGCTAACAGAATCAATGCCTTTGGATATCTCGAGTGCTCTGCCAAGACGAAGGATGGCGTGCGGGAAGTCTTTGAGATGGCCACTCGGGCCGGCTTACAAGTCAGGAAAAACAAGAAGCGTAAAGGCTGCCCACTCCTGTAA
- the MOV10 gene encoding helicase MOV-10 isoform X3 — MVNTERSRLRKSLAAELQFENYQEKFQLLLHLEELQMEVDIRRYDMRDIPMVKDTQNKRLLLLEVPGVAENRPSVLKGDHLFVTRSEQRDLPQLIQYKGYVHAVELERIKLGFSPNLLASFVNNLKFDVTFTFNRLPLQVQHRAVELAKKRNLGDILFPSFSYRESLLHEGGRLRLFDRSLETNQEQYDAVQQIMTGMSRPAPYIIFGPPGTGKTVTVVEAIKQVVTCIKDSHVLACAPSNSASDLLCQRLLKHLDKGSIYRINASSRDYRQVPEEIKPCCNWDDAQQCHVYPSKEKLQRYRVIITTLVTAGRLVTARFPDGHFTHVFIDECGHAVEPECLVAIAGILTTMDRETNISGGQLVLAGDPKQLGPVLRSPLAIEHGLEVSLLERLMLHNSLYQKGAESYNPQFVTKLLRNYRSHAALLEIPNQQFYDGELQECADHLISYSYCTWEELPMQGFPIIFHGVSGEDQREGNSPSFFNTLEIEALVTYLKKLLQSQGKRGRSRISPKEIGIISPYRKQVEKIRQAITRMDRDLMNLPDIKELKVGSVEEFQGQERRVLLISTVRSCTEYLSVDEDFKLGFLKNPKRFNVAITRAKALLIIVGNPAVLSKDTHWNMFLKYCIAKGGYTGCPYAEESTEEDALVQELSSLHLSTQSAGNQLGESHIQQQVEPAWRHEH, encoded by the exons ATGGTCAATACTGAGCGCAGCAGGCTGCG GAAGTCCCTGGCGGCTGAGCTTCAGTTTGAGAACTACCAGGagaagttccagctgctgctgcacctggaggagctCCAGATGGAGGTGGACATCCGGCGCTATGATATGCGGGACATCCCGATGGTGAAGGACACTCAGAACAAGAGGCTGCTCCTCCTGGAG GTCCCTGGCGTGGCAGAGAACCGCCCGTCCGTGCTGAAGGGCGATCACCTGTTTGTCACCCGGAGTGAGCAGCGCGACTTGCCCCAGCTCATCCAGTACAAGGGCTACGTGCACGCCGTGGAGCTTGAAAGGATCAAGCTGGGCTTCTCCCCCAA CCTGCTGGCGAGCTTTGTGAATAACCTGAAGTTCGATGTGACCTTTACCTTCAACCGGCTGCCGCTGCAGGTGCAGCACCGGGCCGTGGAGCTGGCCAAGAAGAGGAACTTGGGCGATATCCTCTTCCCATCATTTTCGTACAGAGAGTCCCTCCTCCACGAGGGAGGCCGGCTCAG GCTGTTTGACCGGAGCCTGGAGACCAACCAGGAGCAGTACGATGCTGTGCAGCAGATCATGACAGGGATGTCCAGGCCGGCACCATACATCATCTTTGGGCCGCCAGGGACCGGCAAGACCGTCACTGTGGTGGAGGCCATCAAACAG GTGGTCACGTGCATCAAGGACTCCCATGTCTTGGCCTGTGCACCGTCCAACAGCGCCTCGGACCTGCTGTGCCAGCGCCTGCTGAAACACCTGGACAAGGGCAGCATCTATAGGATCAACGCCAGCAGCAGGGACTATCGCCAGGTGCCGGAGGAGATCAAG CCGTGCTGTAACTGGGACGATGCCCAGCAGTGCCACGTGTACCCAAGCAAGGAGAAGCTGCAGCGCTACCGGGTCATCATCACCACCCTGGTGACAGCAGGACG gctGGTAACGGCCCGCTTCCCTGACGGCCATTTCACCCATGTCTTCATCGACGAGTGTGGCCACGCAGTGGAGCCAGAGTGCCTGGTTGCCATCGCAG GAATTCTGACAACAATGGACCGGGAGACCAACATCAGTGGGGGGCAGTTGGTGTTGGCAGGAGATCCCAAGCAGCTGGGTCCGGTCCTGAGGTCCCCACTGGCCATCGAACACGGGCTAG AGGTCTCGCTGCTGGAGAGGCTTATGCTGCACAACTCCCTGTACCAAAAGGGAGCCGAGAGCTACAACCCGCAGTTCGTCACCAAGTTACTGCGGAACTACAG GTCCCACGCCGCCCTCCTCGAGATCCCCAACCAGCAGTTCTATGacggggagctgcaggagtgcgCTGACCACCTCATCAGCTATTCCTACTGTACCTGGGAGGAGCTGCCTATGcag GGCTTCCCAATCATCTTCCACGGAGTGTCCGGGGAGGACCAGCGAGAGGGTAACAGCCCCTCATTCTTCAACACATTGGAGATCGAAGCCCTGGTCACCTACCTCAAGAaactgctgcagagccagggcaagcGGGGCCGCTCCAGGATCTCCCCCAAGGAGATCGGTATCATCTCCCCCTACAGGAAGCAG GTAGAGAAGATCAGACAAGCCATCACCAGAATGGACCGAGACCTGATGAACCTCCCAGATATCAAGGAGCTGAAG GTGGGCTCCGTGGAGGAGTTCCAGGGCCAGGAACGGCGTGTGCTCCTCATCTCCACCGTGCGCAGCTGCACTGAGTACCTCAGCGTGGACGAAGATTTCAAACTGGGCTTCCTCAAGAATCCCAAG AGGTTCAATGTGGCTATCACCAGAGCCAAGGCTCTGTTAATAATCGTGGGCAACCCAGCCGTGCTCAGCAAGGATACTCACTGGAACAT GTTTCTCAAGTACTGTATAGCGAAGGGTGGGTACACGGGGTGCCCCTACGCTGAAGAGAGCACAGAAGAGGATGCCCTTGTGCAGGAGCTTAGCTCCCTTCACTTGAGCACGCAGTCAGCAG GGAACCAGCTCGGGGAGAGCCACATCCAGCAGCAAGTGGAGCCAGCATGGAGACACGAGCACTGA
- the MOV10 gene encoding helicase MOV-10 isoform X1 has protein sequence MPRFTFCERREFGDQFVQLLKDTGREAVSSLEALRIIYNVEFRTRNNTKTPSFSSVLYTLRWSGGAEVRGDFVRFGKVKKKVKFRDQYWTPRPEEPRTDSQQAGTDQPPHRRRAKERAEFIGGKHGVEILSEHNQGKGRIRFPIMPNEPTTASIWVQNKGTEEVTLLGYRALRKQREITFHDESKVTRQQPQVLQPGDSYLIKAQCLTQHYGYFSVTVLFEFTKEQDGPFSIGWFVSAIAKSRLAEELGPTAPYRSYQADLRKTVTVTTEDGIPPDSSQHPELEQLIPLGRYNYPKDLQDMVNTERSRLRKSLAAELQFENYQEKFQLLLHLEELQMEVDIRRYDMRDIPMVKDTQNKRLLLLEVPGVAENRPSVLKGDHLFVTRSEQRDLPQLIQYKGYVHAVELERIKLGFSPNLLASFVNNLKFDVTFTFNRLPLQVQHRAVELAKKRNLGDILFPSFSYRESLLHEGGRLRLFDRSLETNQEQYDAVQQIMTGMSRPAPYIIFGPPGTGKTVTVVEAIKQVVTCIKDSHVLACAPSNSASDLLCQRLLKHLDKGSIYRINASSRDYRQVPEEIKPCCNWDDAQQCHVYPSKEKLQRYRVIITTLVTAGRLVTARFPDGHFTHVFIDECGHAVEPECLVAIAGILTTMDRETNISGGQLVLAGDPKQLGPVLRSPLAIEHGLEVSLLERLMLHNSLYQKGAESYNPQFVTKLLRNYRSHAALLEIPNQQFYDGELQECADHLISYSYCTWEELPMQGFPIIFHGVSGEDQREGNSPSFFNTLEIEALVTYLKKLLQSQGKRGRSRISPKEIGIISPYRKQVEKIRQAITRMDRDLMNLPDIKELKVGSVEEFQGQERRVLLISTVRSCTEYLSVDEDFKLGFLKNPKRFNVAITRAKALLIIVGNPAVLSKDTHWNMFLKYCIAKGGYTGCPYAEESTEEDALVQELSSLHLSTQSAGNQLGESHIQQQVEPAWRHEH, from the exons ATGCCCAGGTTCACCTTTTGTgagaggagggagtttggggatcaGTTTGTGCAGCTCCTAAAAGACACAGGCAGAGAAGCTGTGAGCAGCCTGGAGGCACTGAGGATCATCTACAATGTGGAGTTCAGGACCAG GAATAATACAAAGACGCCCAGTTTCTCCTCCGTCCTGTACACACTGAGATGGAGTGGCGGGGCCGAGGTGCGGGGAGACTTTGTGCGCTTCGGAAAG gtgaaaaagaaagtgaagttTAGAGATCAGTACTGGACACCAAGGCCAGAGGAGCCCCGCACAGACAGCCAGCAGGCAGGCACCGATCAGCCTCCCCACAGAAGACGCGCCAAGGAGAG AGCGGAGTTCATTGGTGGGAAACATGGAGTGGAGATTCTCTCCGAGCACAACCAGGGGAAAGGGCGCATCCGCTTCCCCATCATGCCCAACGAGCCCACAACAGCCAGCATTTGGGTTCAGAACAAGGGCACAGAGGAAGTGACGCTGTTAGGGTACAGGGCGCTTCGGAAGCAGCGTGAGATCACCTTCCACGATGAGAgcaaggtgaccagacagcagccCCAGGTGTTGCAGCCAG GAGACTCTTACTTGATCAAGGCGCAGTGCCTGACTCAGCACTATGGTTACTTCTCCGTCACCGTGCTGTTCGAGTTCACCAAGGAGCAAGACGGGCCCTTCAGCATTGGGTGGTTCGTGTCAGCCATAGCCAAGAGCcggctggctgaggagctggggcccACTGCACCATACAGGTCTTACCAGGCCGACCTGAGGAAGACAGTCACAGTCACCACAGAGGATGGCATCCCTCCCGACAG CTCCCAGCACCCTGAGCTTGAGCAGCTGATCCCGCTGGGCCGCTACAACTACCCGAAAGACCTGCAGGACATGGTCAATACTGAGCGCAGCAGGCTGCG GAAGTCCCTGGCGGCTGAGCTTCAGTTTGAGAACTACCAGGagaagttccagctgctgctgcacctggaggagctCCAGATGGAGGTGGACATCCGGCGCTATGATATGCGGGACATCCCGATGGTGAAGGACACTCAGAACAAGAGGCTGCTCCTCCTGGAG GTCCCTGGCGTGGCAGAGAACCGCCCGTCCGTGCTGAAGGGCGATCACCTGTTTGTCACCCGGAGTGAGCAGCGCGACTTGCCCCAGCTCATCCAGTACAAGGGCTACGTGCACGCCGTGGAGCTTGAAAGGATCAAGCTGGGCTTCTCCCCCAA CCTGCTGGCGAGCTTTGTGAATAACCTGAAGTTCGATGTGACCTTTACCTTCAACCGGCTGCCGCTGCAGGTGCAGCACCGGGCCGTGGAGCTGGCCAAGAAGAGGAACTTGGGCGATATCCTCTTCCCATCATTTTCGTACAGAGAGTCCCTCCTCCACGAGGGAGGCCGGCTCAG GCTGTTTGACCGGAGCCTGGAGACCAACCAGGAGCAGTACGATGCTGTGCAGCAGATCATGACAGGGATGTCCAGGCCGGCACCATACATCATCTTTGGGCCGCCAGGGACCGGCAAGACCGTCACTGTGGTGGAGGCCATCAAACAG GTGGTCACGTGCATCAAGGACTCCCATGTCTTGGCCTGTGCACCGTCCAACAGCGCCTCGGACCTGCTGTGCCAGCGCCTGCTGAAACACCTGGACAAGGGCAGCATCTATAGGATCAACGCCAGCAGCAGGGACTATCGCCAGGTGCCGGAGGAGATCAAG CCGTGCTGTAACTGGGACGATGCCCAGCAGTGCCACGTGTACCCAAGCAAGGAGAAGCTGCAGCGCTACCGGGTCATCATCACCACCCTGGTGACAGCAGGACG gctGGTAACGGCCCGCTTCCCTGACGGCCATTTCACCCATGTCTTCATCGACGAGTGTGGCCACGCAGTGGAGCCAGAGTGCCTGGTTGCCATCGCAG GAATTCTGACAACAATGGACCGGGAGACCAACATCAGTGGGGGGCAGTTGGTGTTGGCAGGAGATCCCAAGCAGCTGGGTCCGGTCCTGAGGTCCCCACTGGCCATCGAACACGGGCTAG AGGTCTCGCTGCTGGAGAGGCTTATGCTGCACAACTCCCTGTACCAAAAGGGAGCCGAGAGCTACAACCCGCAGTTCGTCACCAAGTTACTGCGGAACTACAG GTCCCACGCCGCCCTCCTCGAGATCCCCAACCAGCAGTTCTATGacggggagctgcaggagtgcgCTGACCACCTCATCAGCTATTCCTACTGTACCTGGGAGGAGCTGCCTATGcag GGCTTCCCAATCATCTTCCACGGAGTGTCCGGGGAGGACCAGCGAGAGGGTAACAGCCCCTCATTCTTCAACACATTGGAGATCGAAGCCCTGGTCACCTACCTCAAGAaactgctgcagagccagggcaagcGGGGCCGCTCCAGGATCTCCCCCAAGGAGATCGGTATCATCTCCCCCTACAGGAAGCAG GTAGAGAAGATCAGACAAGCCATCACCAGAATGGACCGAGACCTGATGAACCTCCCAGATATCAAGGAGCTGAAG GTGGGCTCCGTGGAGGAGTTCCAGGGCCAGGAACGGCGTGTGCTCCTCATCTCCACCGTGCGCAGCTGCACTGAGTACCTCAGCGTGGACGAAGATTTCAAACTGGGCTTCCTCAAGAATCCCAAG AGGTTCAATGTGGCTATCACCAGAGCCAAGGCTCTGTTAATAATCGTGGGCAACCCAGCCGTGCTCAGCAAGGATACTCACTGGAACAT GTTTCTCAAGTACTGTATAGCGAAGGGTGGGTACACGGGGTGCCCCTACGCTGAAGAGAGCACAGAAGAGGATGCCCTTGTGCAGGAGCTTAGCTCCCTTCACTTGAGCACGCAGTCAGCAG GGAACCAGCTCGGGGAGAGCCACATCCAGCAGCAAGTGGAGCCAGCATGGAGACACGAGCACTGA
- the MOV10 gene encoding helicase MOV-10 isoform X2 — MASLPTGHARSQGSQHPELEQLIPLGRYNYPKDLQDMVNTERSRLRKSLAAELQFENYQEKFQLLLHLEELQMEVDIRRYDMRDIPMVKDTQNKRLLLLEVPGVAENRPSVLKGDHLFVTRSEQRDLPQLIQYKGYVHAVELERIKLGFSPNLLASFVNNLKFDVTFTFNRLPLQVQHRAVELAKKRNLGDILFPSFSYRESLLHEGGRLRLFDRSLETNQEQYDAVQQIMTGMSRPAPYIIFGPPGTGKTVTVVEAIKQVVTCIKDSHVLACAPSNSASDLLCQRLLKHLDKGSIYRINASSRDYRQVPEEIKPCCNWDDAQQCHVYPSKEKLQRYRVIITTLVTAGRLVTARFPDGHFTHVFIDECGHAVEPECLVAIAGILTTMDRETNISGGQLVLAGDPKQLGPVLRSPLAIEHGLEVSLLERLMLHNSLYQKGAESYNPQFVTKLLRNYRSHAALLEIPNQQFYDGELQECADHLISYSYCTWEELPMQGFPIIFHGVSGEDQREGNSPSFFNTLEIEALVTYLKKLLQSQGKRGRSRISPKEIGIISPYRKQVEKIRQAITRMDRDLMNLPDIKELKVGSVEEFQGQERRVLLISTVRSCTEYLSVDEDFKLGFLKNPKRFNVAITRAKALLIIVGNPAVLSKDTHWNMFLKYCIAKGGYTGCPYAEESTEEDALVQELSSLHLSTQSAGNQLGESHIQQQVEPAWRHEH, encoded by the exons ATGGCATCCCTCCCGACAG gtcacgcaagatctcaagg CTCCCAGCACCCTGAGCTTGAGCAGCTGATCCCGCTGGGCCGCTACAACTACCCGAAAGACCTGCAGGACATGGTCAATACTGAGCGCAGCAGGCTGCG GAAGTCCCTGGCGGCTGAGCTTCAGTTTGAGAACTACCAGGagaagttccagctgctgctgcacctggaggagctCCAGATGGAGGTGGACATCCGGCGCTATGATATGCGGGACATCCCGATGGTGAAGGACACTCAGAACAAGAGGCTGCTCCTCCTGGAG GTCCCTGGCGTGGCAGAGAACCGCCCGTCCGTGCTGAAGGGCGATCACCTGTTTGTCACCCGGAGTGAGCAGCGCGACTTGCCCCAGCTCATCCAGTACAAGGGCTACGTGCACGCCGTGGAGCTTGAAAGGATCAAGCTGGGCTTCTCCCCCAA CCTGCTGGCGAGCTTTGTGAATAACCTGAAGTTCGATGTGACCTTTACCTTCAACCGGCTGCCGCTGCAGGTGCAGCACCGGGCCGTGGAGCTGGCCAAGAAGAGGAACTTGGGCGATATCCTCTTCCCATCATTTTCGTACAGAGAGTCCCTCCTCCACGAGGGAGGCCGGCTCAG GCTGTTTGACCGGAGCCTGGAGACCAACCAGGAGCAGTACGATGCTGTGCAGCAGATCATGACAGGGATGTCCAGGCCGGCACCATACATCATCTTTGGGCCGCCAGGGACCGGCAAGACCGTCACTGTGGTGGAGGCCATCAAACAG GTGGTCACGTGCATCAAGGACTCCCATGTCTTGGCCTGTGCACCGTCCAACAGCGCCTCGGACCTGCTGTGCCAGCGCCTGCTGAAACACCTGGACAAGGGCAGCATCTATAGGATCAACGCCAGCAGCAGGGACTATCGCCAGGTGCCGGAGGAGATCAAG CCGTGCTGTAACTGGGACGATGCCCAGCAGTGCCACGTGTACCCAAGCAAGGAGAAGCTGCAGCGCTACCGGGTCATCATCACCACCCTGGTGACAGCAGGACG gctGGTAACGGCCCGCTTCCCTGACGGCCATTTCACCCATGTCTTCATCGACGAGTGTGGCCACGCAGTGGAGCCAGAGTGCCTGGTTGCCATCGCAG GAATTCTGACAACAATGGACCGGGAGACCAACATCAGTGGGGGGCAGTTGGTGTTGGCAGGAGATCCCAAGCAGCTGGGTCCGGTCCTGAGGTCCCCACTGGCCATCGAACACGGGCTAG AGGTCTCGCTGCTGGAGAGGCTTATGCTGCACAACTCCCTGTACCAAAAGGGAGCCGAGAGCTACAACCCGCAGTTCGTCACCAAGTTACTGCGGAACTACAG GTCCCACGCCGCCCTCCTCGAGATCCCCAACCAGCAGTTCTATGacggggagctgcaggagtgcgCTGACCACCTCATCAGCTATTCCTACTGTACCTGGGAGGAGCTGCCTATGcag GGCTTCCCAATCATCTTCCACGGAGTGTCCGGGGAGGACCAGCGAGAGGGTAACAGCCCCTCATTCTTCAACACATTGGAGATCGAAGCCCTGGTCACCTACCTCAAGAaactgctgcagagccagggcaagcGGGGCCGCTCCAGGATCTCCCCCAAGGAGATCGGTATCATCTCCCCCTACAGGAAGCAG GTAGAGAAGATCAGACAAGCCATCACCAGAATGGACCGAGACCTGATGAACCTCCCAGATATCAAGGAGCTGAAG GTGGGCTCCGTGGAGGAGTTCCAGGGCCAGGAACGGCGTGTGCTCCTCATCTCCACCGTGCGCAGCTGCACTGAGTACCTCAGCGTGGACGAAGATTTCAAACTGGGCTTCCTCAAGAATCCCAAG AGGTTCAATGTGGCTATCACCAGAGCCAAGGCTCTGTTAATAATCGTGGGCAACCCAGCCGTGCTCAGCAAGGATACTCACTGGAACAT GTTTCTCAAGTACTGTATAGCGAAGGGTGGGTACACGGGGTGCCCCTACGCTGAAGAGAGCACAGAAGAGGATGCCCTTGTGCAGGAGCTTAGCTCCCTTCACTTGAGCACGCAGTCAGCAG GGAACCAGCTCGGGGAGAGCCACATCCAGCAGCAAGTGGAGCCAGCATGGAGACACGAGCACTGA